A genomic region of Enterococcus sp. 12C11_DIV0727 contains the following coding sequences:
- a CDS encoding potassium channel family protein: protein MKQNFAIIGLGRFGGSICQTLIESGQEVLAIDSSEDRVNEYMNIATHAVVANAQDEATLRSLGIRNFDHVVVAIGEDIQASILVTLMVKEMGVPNVLAKAVNEYHARVLEKIGADLVVHPERDMGIRVAHKLVSRNILDYIELSNEVSLAEVRVSNPKFYGKTLGDLNFRQRFGLTVVAIRRSKSEVIASPAAEEMVRENDNLLVVGETDDVDLLDEKMNE from the coding sequence ATGAAGCAAAATTTTGCGATTATTGGTCTAGGAAGATTTGGTGGCAGTATTTGTCAAACGTTGATCGAGTCAGGTCAAGAAGTTTTGGCTATTGATAGTAGTGAAGATCGAGTCAATGAATATATGAATATCGCAACGCATGCAGTCGTGGCGAATGCACAAGATGAAGCAACTTTGCGATCTTTAGGAATTCGTAATTTTGATCATGTTGTTGTAGCGATTGGTGAGGACATCCAAGCCAGTATTTTGGTAACGTTGATGGTCAAAGAAATGGGTGTACCAAATGTTTTAGCGAAAGCTGTTAATGAATACCATGCAAGAGTATTAGAAAAAATAGGGGCTGATCTAGTAGTCCATCCTGAACGGGATATGGGGATCAGAGTTGCGCATAAATTAGTTTCCAGAAATATTTTAGATTATATCGAATTATCAAATGAAGTATCATTAGCAGAAGTTCGTGTCTCAAATCCAAAATTTTATGGCAAAACCTTGGGAGATTTGAATTTTCGTCAGCGGTTTGGTTTGACGGTCGTAGCGATTAGACGTTCAAAATCTGAAGTAATTGCCTCTCCAGCAGCAGAAGAGATGGTCAGAGAAAATGATAATTTATTAGTTGTTGGTGAAACAGATGATGTCGACCTATTGGATGAAAAAATGAATGAGTAA
- the dapF gene encoding diaminopimelate epimerase — translation MNISMQKVHGSENDFFLIDETQLERPFTDQEINELRLSLCDRQTGLLNGADGLLLVEDVIGSESLAKMRVINSDGSEASMCGNGLRTVARYLAEKYDQESFTVETMFADLKVRRAANLAEKIATYQVEISPVRFEAEAIPMRTKNNTIINEVISELSSDLKFSVVAVPNPHLIAFVDHQTLMGDEFERIATYVNGDNPIFSDGINVSFVEVLGENSIFVRTFERGVGFTSACGTAMCASSLMYVLLYEGEFGETITVKNTGGMVKTVVHEENSDGYWMELIGNATITHQLSGTLSDLTTAHFEKVNVKETTEQADYEVFLKSIK, via the coding sequence ATGAATATATCGATGCAAAAAGTTCATGGATCTGAAAATGATTTCTTTTTAATAGACGAGACGCAATTAGAACGTCCCTTTACTGATCAAGAAATCAATGAATTGCGGCTGAGTCTATGTGATCGACAAACGGGCTTGCTTAATGGAGCGGATGGCTTGTTACTTGTGGAAGATGTAATCGGTAGTGAGTCACTGGCTAAGATGCGTGTGATCAATAGTGACGGAAGTGAAGCAAGCATGTGTGGTAACGGTCTACGAACGGTAGCTAGGTATTTAGCTGAGAAGTATGATCAAGAATCTTTTACTGTGGAAACAATGTTTGCAGATCTTAAAGTGCGCAGAGCAGCAAATCTGGCTGAAAAAATAGCAACCTATCAAGTCGAAATTTCACCTGTTCGTTTTGAAGCTGAAGCGATTCCCATGAGAACTAAAAATAATACGATCATCAATGAAGTGATTTCAGAATTATCCAGTGATCTAAAATTTTCCGTGGTAGCAGTACCTAATCCTCATTTAATCGCATTTGTAGATCATCAAACGCTTATGGGAGATGAATTTGAACGAATAGCAACTTATGTAAATGGCGATAACCCGATTTTTTCTGACGGCATCAACGTAAGCTTTGTAGAGGTTTTAGGAGAAAATAGTATTTTTGTTCGGACTTTTGAACGTGGTGTTGGTTTTACTAGTGCTTGTGGAACCGCCATGTGTGCAAGCAGCTTAATGTATGTATTACTGTATGAAGGAGAGTTTGGAGAGACTATAACTGTTAAAAATACCGGTGGTATGGTAAAAACGGTGGTACATGAAGAAAATTCAGATGGTTATTGGATGGAATTGATTGGAAACGCAACGATCACACATCAATTATCGGGTACATTATCTGATCTCACAACAGCTCACTTTGAAAAGGTGAACGTAAAAGAAACAACTGAACAAGCAGATTACGAAGTATTTTTAAAATCTATAAAATAA
- a CDS encoding DUF1189 domain-containing protein, with product MNSFTLFKRSLFQITDLNQAKKMPFWKVILYVVFLSIILALPITKQIFSIMQDIKNDGQKIAAKLPEFEITNGKLYAASNAEGFIYQTNSIIFTFDPDGKRTLSDVTADSVGNAVSLGFLQDEFVIALPNSGAADSLLGANQFEVPYAKGALDGLNSQDLKQGLDEASVPFWIKLIVFVFTLYPTFINLIINLLMITIGANLYSKIRLYKLRFIDCLKITTYSATLPVIISSVLHFINQSFDDSFLIVFASLLIFFFALRNEERQTPPLA from the coding sequence ATGAACTCATTTACTCTATTTAAACGCTCATTATTTCAGATAACAGATCTCAATCAAGCAAAAAAAATGCCTTTTTGGAAAGTGATTTTATATGTTGTTTTCCTAAGTATCATTCTTGCTCTGCCAATAACAAAACAAATTTTCTCTATTATGCAAGACATAAAAAATGATGGACAAAAAATCGCTGCAAAACTACCTGAATTCGAAATTACAAACGGCAAGTTGTACGCAGCAAGTAATGCTGAAGGTTTCATTTACCAAACAAATTCAATCATTTTTACTTTTGATCCAGATGGAAAGCGTACGCTTAGTGACGTTACAGCTGATTCGGTTGGCAATGCAGTGAGTTTAGGGTTTTTACAAGATGAATTTGTCATCGCTTTACCAAACTCAGGTGCTGCTGATTCATTATTAGGTGCTAATCAATTTGAAGTTCCTTACGCTAAAGGAGCATTAGATGGTTTAAATAGTCAAGATTTAAAACAGGGTTTGGATGAAGCTAGTGTCCCTTTTTGGATAAAGCTAATCGTTTTTGTTTTCACTTTATATCCAACTTTCATCAACCTGATCATTAATTTACTTATGATCACTATTGGAGCAAATCTTTATAGCAAGATTCGCCTGTACAAGTTACGCTTTATAGATTGCTTGAAGATCACGACTTATAGTGCAACATTACCTGTAATAATTAGTAGTGTTCTTCATTTTATCAACCAATCCTTTGATGACAGTTTTTTGATCGTTTTCGCTTCTTTATTGATTTTCTTTTTTGCTCTTCGAAACGAAGAGCGACAAACACCTCCTTTAGCTTAG
- a CDS encoding superoxide dismutase yields the protein MTYTLPDLPYAYDALEPHIDVETMHLHHDKHHNTYVTNLNAAIDKHPELGTKSVEELIADMDSIPEDIRTAVRNNGGGHANHSFFWEIMAPNAGGAPTGEIKDAIDAAFGSFDKLKEEFKTAATGRFGSGWAWLVLTNGKLEVTSTPNQDSPLMDGKTPVLGLDVWEHAYYLNYKNVRPDYIDAFWNLVNWDEVNKRYAAAK from the coding sequence ATGACTTACACTTTACCAGATCTACCTTATGCTTATGATGCATTGGAACCTCATATTGATGTAGAAACAATGCATTTACACCATGACAAACACCACAACACTTATGTGACGAACTTAAATGCAGCAATCGACAAACACCCTGAACTAGGAACTAAATCAGTAGAAGAGTTGATCGCAGATATGGATAGTATCCCTGAAGATATTCGTACAGCAGTGCGTAATAACGGCGGCGGACATGCTAATCATTCATTCTTCTGGGAAATTATGGCGCCAAACGCTGGTGGCGCACCAACTGGGGAAATTAAAGATGCAATCGATGCCGCTTTTGGCAGTTTCGATAAATTAAAAGAAGAATTTAAAACAGCTGCAACTGGCCGCTTCGGTTCAGGTTGGGCATGGTTAGTTTTAACTAACGGTAAATTAGAAGTTACTTCAACTCCAAACCAAGATTCACCTTTAATGGATGGTAAAACACCTGTTTTAGGTTTAGATGTTTGGGAACATGCTTACTATCTAAATTACAAAAACGTACGTCCAGATTATATCGATGCATTCTGGAATCTTGTTAATTGGGATGAAGTTAACAAACGTTACGCAGCAGCAAAATAA
- the ispG gene encoding flavodoxin-dependent (E)-4-hydroxy-3-methylbut-2-enyl-diphosphate synthase: MGELTHRKNTRQVKLGDLTIGGSDELFIQSMCTTKTHDVEGTVAQIKRLEEAGCQIVRVAVPDEAAADALGTIKQQISIPLVADIHFDYRLALKAIEQGVDKIRINPGNIGRKDRVEKVVTACKAKGIPIRIGVNAGSLEKKFLQQYGYPTAEAMVASAVEHIKILEDLEFYDIIVSLKASDVNLAIDAYTLASQTFDYPLHLGITEAGTKFSGGMKSAAGLGALLSRGIGNTCRVSLSADPVEEIKVAKEVLKAFGLASNAATLISCPTCGRIEIDLIPIANEIEEYIEKIKAPIKVAVLGCAVNGPGEAREADIGIAGGNGKGMLFKKGKIIRTVPEEIMVDELKKEVDILAAAYARGEKI, encoded by the coding sequence ATGGGAGAATTGACCCATCGTAAAAATACACGTCAAGTGAAGCTTGGCGATTTAACTATTGGTGGCAGTGATGAACTGTTTATTCAAAGCATGTGTACGACCAAAACACATGACGTTGAAGGAACTGTCGCTCAAATCAAACGCTTGGAAGAAGCGGGCTGTCAGATCGTTCGTGTAGCCGTTCCAGATGAAGCTGCCGCTGATGCGTTAGGTACAATCAAACAGCAGATTTCGATTCCTTTGGTTGCTGATATTCATTTTGACTATCGTTTAGCATTAAAAGCAATTGAACAAGGTGTTGATAAAATCCGGATCAACCCAGGAAACATCGGACGCAAGGATCGTGTAGAAAAAGTTGTTACAGCATGTAAAGCCAAAGGTATCCCTATTAGAATCGGTGTCAATGCCGGCTCATTAGAAAAGAAATTTTTGCAACAATATGGCTATCCGACGGCGGAAGCTATGGTTGCCAGTGCTGTGGAACATATTAAAATACTTGAAGATCTAGAATTTTATGATATTATTGTCTCACTAAAAGCTAGTGATGTTAATTTAGCAATCGATGCTTATACTCTGGCTTCTCAAACATTTGATTACCCACTGCACTTAGGGATCACTGAAGCAGGAACAAAGTTCTCTGGTGGAATGAAATCTGCTGCTGGACTTGGCGCACTGCTTTCTCGTGGTATCGGAAACACTTGTCGTGTATCCTTGTCTGCTGACCCTGTAGAAGAAATAAAAGTGGCAAAAGAGGTGCTAAAAGCTTTCGGTTTAGCCAGTAATGCAGCAACCTTAATTTCTTGCCCAACGTGTGGACGAATTGAGATCGATTTAATTCCAATTGCAAATGAGATTGAAGAGTATATCGAAAAAATCAAAGCACCTATCAAAGTGGCCGTTCTAGGCTGTGCTGTTAACGGACCCGGTGAGGCTCGCGAAGCGGATATTGGTATTGCTGGTGGAAATGGAAAAGGCATGCTTTTCAAAAAAGGGAAGATCATTAGAACCGTTCCTGAAGAAATCATGGTAGATGAATTAAAAAAAGAAGTTGATATCCTAGCAGCTGCATATGCTCGGGGAGAAAAAATATAA
- a CDS encoding tyrosine-protein phosphatase: MIDLHCHILPGIDDGAKTMDDSLDMARMAVKQGITHILCTPHHNNGKYDNPASQVITQVAGLQGELDQRNIPLTLYEGQEVRISGDIVEQIQKADILFADLANRYILIEFPSHDIPAYTEPLFFKLLEAGHIPVIVHPERNSRFIEEPNRLLPFLEMGVLTQLTAPSYVGVFGKQIERTAKQMVAHNMVYMMASDAHNIEKRGFFMEKAFKAIEKDMGKEHVQLMQQMAKDILNGDDVQRPEFTEIKKKKFGLF, from the coding sequence ATGATTGATCTGCATTGCCACATATTGCCGGGAATTGATGATGGGGCTAAAACAATGGACGATTCACTTGATATGGCAAGGATGGCTGTTAAACAAGGAATTACACATATTTTGTGTACACCTCATCATAATAATGGAAAATATGATAATCCTGCTAGTCAGGTAATTACCCAAGTGGCAGGATTGCAGGGAGAATTAGATCAACGAAATATACCTCTTACCTTGTATGAAGGTCAAGAGGTACGGATCAGTGGCGATATAGTAGAGCAAATCCAAAAAGCAGATATTTTATTTGCGGATCTTGCGAATCGCTACATTTTAATTGAGTTTCCTAGTCATGATATTCCTGCTTATACAGAACCATTATTTTTTAAATTGTTAGAAGCAGGCCATATCCCGGTAATCGTCCATCCGGAACGGAATAGTCGATTTATTGAAGAGCCAAATAGATTGTTGCCGTTTTTAGAAATGGGTGTGTTGACACAATTGACAGCGCCTAGTTATGTTGGTGTTTTTGGCAAACAGATTGAGCGTACAGCAAAGCAAATGGTCGCTCATAACATGGTCTATATGATGGCTTCTGATGCTCACAATATTGAAAAGCGTGGTTTTTTTATGGAAAAAGCCTTTAAAGCAATCGAAAAAGACATGGGAAAGGAACATGTTCAATTGATGCAGCAGATGGCAAAAGATATTTTGAATGGAGATGATGTTCAAAGACCGGAATTTACGGAGATTAAAAAGAAAAAATTTGGTTTGTTTTAG
- a CDS encoding YveK family protein, whose translation MEETISLQELIGVLKKHIGLIIVSMFLGLGVAGILTYFVITPKYSSQAQLIVRLPQNETTNVNDINGNLQMINTYKDLIKSDTVMTEVQQRMKTEQDNDLSVEALKASVSVNQSQNSQMFSIVSKVTDPLVAQNIANQTALVFQEQAKDMLNVDKITIISAATANMNQVSPNDKINLLIGLAVGVMFGIALAFILELFDKTIKDDRFVEEDLGFIILGVVPNMTAKELNAKLTRTPSTVEKFASESRTINREIPRTTEKTNSKPDASTPPIRRSRPRV comes from the coding sequence ATGGAAGAGACAATCAGTTTACAAGAATTAATCGGAGTATTAAAAAAACATATTGGTTTGATTATTGTTAGTATGTTCTTAGGGTTAGGCGTTGCTGGAATATTAACCTATTTTGTGATTACACCTAAATATAGCTCTCAGGCGCAATTAATCGTCCGATTACCACAAAATGAAACAACCAACGTCAATGATATTAATGGAAACTTGCAAATGATCAACACATATAAAGATTTGATCAAAAGTGATACCGTTATGACTGAAGTACAGCAGCGAATGAAAACGGAGCAAGACAATGATTTGTCTGTTGAAGCTTTAAAAGCCAGCGTCTCAGTGAATCAATCGCAAAATTCACAGATGTTTTCAATTGTGTCTAAAGTAACGGATCCGCTTGTAGCCCAAAATATCGCGAATCAAACGGCTTTAGTTTTCCAAGAGCAGGCAAAAGATATGCTAAATGTTGATAAGATTACGATCATATCTGCAGCCACAGCAAACATGAATCAAGTTTCACCCAATGATAAAATCAACCTGCTGATTGGCTTGGCTGTTGGTGTCATGTTTGGTATAGCATTAGCCTTTATTTTAGAACTATTTGATAAAACAATCAAAGATGATCGCTTTGTAGAAGAAGATCTCGGATTCATTATCTTAGGTGTTGTCCCTAATATGACTGCTAAGGAATTGAACGCAAAATTAACTCGTACTCCATCAACAGTCGAGAAATTTGCTAGTGAGTCTAGAACCATAAATAGAGAAATACCTAGAACTACAGAAAAAACAAATAGCAAACCAGATGCTTCTACACCACCAATCCGTAGAAGTCGTCCTAGAGTTTAA
- a CDS encoding response regulator — translation MIKVMLVDDHEMVRLGVSSYLSIQEDIEVVGEAENGQIGYEKALELRPDVILMDLVMDVMDGIESTKAILKDWPQARIIIVTSFIDDEKVYPAIEAGAAGYLLKTSTAHEIANAIRAIARGERVLEPEVTTKMMERLTKKQEPVLHEDLTNREHEILMLIAKGRSNQEIADELFITLKTVKTHVSNILAKLDVEDRTQAAIYAFQHGLAK, via the coding sequence GTGATCAAAGTAATGTTAGTGGATGACCATGAAATGGTACGATTAGGCGTATCCTCTTATTTATCGATTCAAGAAGATATTGAAGTAGTTGGGGAAGCTGAAAATGGTCAAATTGGTTATGAAAAAGCGTTAGAACTTCGACCAGATGTGATTTTAATGGATCTCGTCATGGATGTCATGGATGGAATAGAGTCGACCAAAGCGATTTTAAAAGACTGGCCACAAGCTCGTATTATAATTGTGACAAGCTTTATTGACGATGAAAAAGTTTATCCGGCAATTGAAGCTGGAGCAGCGGGCTACTTATTGAAGACTTCAACCGCACATGAGATTGCGAATGCCATTCGAGCTATTGCTAGAGGAGAACGTGTTTTAGAACCCGAAGTCACAACAAAAATGATGGAACGGTTGACGAAAAAACAAGAACCTGTTTTACATGAAGATTTGACGAATCGTGAACATGAGATATTGATGTTGATTGCTAAAGGGCGTAGTAATCAAGAAATCGCAGATGAATTGTTTATTACGTTAAAAACAGTTAAGACACATGTGTCAAATATTTTAGCAAAACTAGATGTTGAAGACCGCACACAGGCGGCTATTTATGCGTTTCAGCATGGATTAGCAAAATAG
- a CDS encoding glycosyltransferase family 2 protein — MLSIIVPCYNEEESIPLFFAEVEKVNSQIQHEIEYIFINDGSKDQTLNTLRKLYKEYPEKVRYLSFSRNFGKEAGLYAGLKEAKGSLVTVMDVDLQDPPELLPQMIQMLEVNKELDCIGTRRGDREGEPAIRSFFAKLFYRLVNKIGETEMVDGARDFRLMTRQMVDAILELTEYNRFSKGIFSWVGFNTEYLSYENRERVAGATSWSFWSLLSYSIDGIVNFSEAPLNLASYVGAFSCMGSVIAMFIIFFRTIIEGDPTSGWPSMVCIILFVGGLQLLCLGIIGKYIGKIFLETKKRPIYLVKETEKDQQQ; from the coding sequence ATGCTATCGATTATCGTTCCTTGTTATAACGAAGAGGAGTCAATTCCATTATTTTTTGCTGAAGTGGAAAAAGTAAATTCACAAATTCAACATGAGATAGAATACATATTTATTAACGATGGGTCGAAAGACCAAACATTAAATACATTGAGAAAATTATACAAAGAGTATCCTGAAAAAGTTCGTTATCTTTCTTTTTCCAGAAATTTTGGGAAAGAGGCGGGGTTGTATGCAGGGTTAAAGGAAGCCAAGGGTAGCCTAGTCACGGTTATGGATGTTGACTTGCAAGATCCTCCAGAATTATTACCCCAAATGATCCAGATGCTAGAGGTAAATAAGGAATTAGACTGCATTGGTACAAGACGGGGTGACCGAGAAGGGGAGCCTGCGATTCGTAGCTTTTTTGCTAAGCTGTTTTATCGATTAGTCAATAAGATTGGCGAAACAGAGATGGTTGACGGGGCTAGAGATTTTCGTCTAATGACGCGTCAAATGGTAGATGCAATTTTAGAATTGACTGAGTATAATCGGTTTTCAAAAGGAATTTTTAGTTGGGTTGGTTTTAATACGGAATATCTTTCTTATGAGAATCGTGAACGGGTAGCTGGAGCAACCTCGTGGTCTTTTTGGAGCTTGCTAAGTTATTCGATTGATGGGATTGTCAATTTTTCAGAGGCGCCGTTAAATTTAGCCTCTTACGTAGGTGCTTTTTCGTGTATGGGGTCAGTCATTGCGATGTTTATTATTTTCTTTAGAACAATTATCGAAGGGGACCCAACCAGTGGATGGCCGTCAATGGTTTGTATTATTTTGTTTGTTGGTGGATTACAGTTACTTTGCCTAGGGATTATTGGGAAATATATTGGCAAAATTTTCTTGGAAACGAAAAAACGTCCGATTTATCTTGTAAAGGAAACGGAAAAAGATCAACAACAATAA
- a CDS encoding HesB/YadR/YfhF family protein, giving the protein MKLTITPRAQQWFKEEVGVTSDSGIRFYGKIYGKTDVHEGFSIAMSVEAPDQPLVKEEIDGITYFIEETDDWFFKGYDLLVDYDEEKDEPKYKFAENKEDLKQ; this is encoded by the coding sequence ATGAAATTAACGATTACACCGCGTGCACAACAATGGTTTAAAGAAGAAGTAGGCGTTACTTCAGATAGTGGTATTCGCTTTTATGGTAAAATTTACGGTAAAACAGATGTTCATGAAGGTTTTTCGATAGCGATGTCGGTAGAAGCACCAGATCAGCCGTTAGTTAAGGAAGAGATCGATGGGATCACTTACTTTATTGAAGAGACAGATGATTGGTTTTTTAAAGGCTATGATTTATTAGTGGATTATGATGAAGAGAAAGACGAACCCAAATATAAATTTGCTGAAAATAAAGAGGATTTAAAACAATAG
- a CDS encoding helix-turn-helix domain-containing protein encodes MSRASIIRRLQPLINYLKDFDIQLNCSKVQMTGKENLIQIVYLNFFWIASYGEDLFLALDETKRGFDLFDPEDHQWMTYTEPREWYLLTTISQLRIQKKHFIIEPPFKQLVFPKTSKSFIKKLENLNVPQHFIERETTFLSFMMFYWNIYFYADDPRINYVKEYMSSEQQPLGSLIERFEVFYQPLFSERRLSTHEKELLNINIFTTCLNHSVLKDSLPLSINFMETYIKEQNPLYTPLAKKVRGFLKEIILLPEFAWISNCIEDLVYICSFLLLPYYERSNPKYQLTVGIILSPNAIFLQSLYVFLEQISFISVSFVSSTSNEKYDFYIAASKLLLPDKIKQNGNFQIIPLSPALDYQVGLIDTLHQKYTEKTTTLAD; translated from the coding sequence ATTAGTCGTGCTTCTATTATTCGTAGGCTTCAACCATTGATCAATTATTTGAAAGATTTTGACATACAATTAAATTGCTCAAAGGTTCAGATGACTGGAAAAGAAAACTTGATTCAAATTGTTTATTTGAATTTCTTTTGGATCGCATCTTATGGGGAAGATCTCTTTTTAGCACTTGATGAAACCAAAAGAGGCTTTGATTTATTCGACCCTGAAGATCATCAATGGATGACCTACACAGAACCTCGAGAATGGTACTTACTAACGACCATTTCTCAATTACGAATTCAAAAAAAGCATTTCATTATTGAACCTCCATTTAAACAACTAGTCTTCCCAAAAACAAGTAAATCCTTTATAAAAAAACTAGAGAATTTAAACGTTCCTCAACATTTTATCGAACGAGAAACGACATTTCTTTCATTTATGATGTTTTATTGGAATATTTATTTTTATGCGGATGATCCTAGAATCAACTATGTAAAAGAGTATATGAGTAGTGAACAGCAACCTTTAGGTAGTTTGATCGAACGCTTTGAAGTTTTTTATCAACCTTTATTTTCAGAGAGAAGACTTTCTACTCATGAAAAAGAATTGTTGAATATCAATATTTTTACAACGTGTCTCAATCATTCTGTCTTAAAAGACTCACTACCGCTGTCTATCAACTTTATGGAAACATACATCAAAGAGCAGAATCCTTTGTATACTCCTCTTGCAAAAAAAGTTAGAGGGTTTTTAAAAGAAATTATTTTGCTTCCAGAGTTTGCCTGGATAAGCAATTGTATAGAAGATTTAGTCTATATTTGTTCATTTTTATTATTACCTTATTATGAACGAAGCAATCCGAAATATCAGTTGACTGTCGGGATCATTCTGTCACCCAATGCTATTTTTCTACAATCTCTTTATGTTTTTTTAGAACAGATTTCATTTATTTCTGTCTCATTTGTTTCTTCGACTTCAAATGAAAAATACGATTTTTATATAGCAGCGTCGAAGCTTTTATTACCTGATAAAATAAAACAAAATGGTAACTTCCAAATCATCCCATTGTCTCCCGCATTAGATTATCAAGTCGGACTTATTGACACTTTGCATCAAAAATATACAGAAAAAACAACTACTTTAGCTGATTGA
- a CDS encoding phosphoglycerate dehydrogenase yields MGQPIIYLYEQLKEEHVETIRQNASDYTIIDAKRESTKLVEDDIEIMLGWDKELGSRLLASETSRLKWVQSISAGVDTYDLNRFAEKNILLSNASGIHSVSISEHVLGVLFAEFRGIRTSIGNQSKKSWTRQNISYKQLSTQKMLIVGTGHIGQQLAAFAQGLGIQTYGINTSGHVTDGFIECYSHKNMSRIINEMDIVVNILPLTDETYQLYNEQMFLAMKRGTVFVNVGRGPSVNTNDLIHALVTEQLSFAALDVFEEEPLPENSPLWTMENVLITPHISGLTPDFKAKLLSIFVQNLKHYLKDGTLAKNAITLNQGY; encoded by the coding sequence ATGGGACAACCAATAATCTATCTTTATGAACAACTAAAAGAAGAACACGTGGAAACAATCCGGCAGAATGCTTCTGATTACACCATTATTGATGCCAAAAGAGAATCAACAAAACTGGTTGAAGATGATATTGAAATCATGCTAGGCTGGGATAAAGAACTGGGCTCTCGGCTGTTAGCATCAGAGACGAGTCGTTTAAAATGGGTACAATCAATTTCAGCTGGTGTAGACACTTATGATCTAAATCGTTTTGCCGAAAAAAATATTTTATTATCTAATGCTAGCGGTATCCACAGCGTTTCTATTTCAGAACACGTTTTAGGTGTGTTATTTGCTGAGTTTCGTGGTATCCGTACCAGCATCGGTAATCAATCTAAAAAAAGTTGGACAAGGCAAAACATTTCTTATAAACAACTCTCTACACAAAAAATGCTCATCGTCGGAACTGGACATATTGGCCAACAACTTGCGGCTTTTGCACAAGGTCTGGGGATACAAACTTATGGAATCAATACTTCAGGTCATGTAACAGATGGCTTTATCGAGTGTTACTCCCATAAAAATATGAGCCGAATCATTAACGAGATGGACATCGTTGTGAATATCCTACCTTTAACTGACGAAACTTATCAATTATATAATGAGCAGATGTTTCTTGCAATGAAGCGTGGAACAGTCTTTGTCAATGTTGGGCGTGGTCCTTCCGTTAATACAAACGACTTGATCCATGCATTAGTTACGGAACAGCTTAGTTTTGCCGCGCTAGATGTTTTTGAAGAGGAGCCGTTACCTGAAAACAGCCCATTATGGACTATGGAAAACGTATTGATTACTCCTCACATTTCAGGTTTAACACCTGATTTTAAAGCTAAATTATTAAGCATTTTTGTTCAAAACCTTAAGCACTATCTAAAAGATGGTACTTTAGCCAAAAATGCCATAACATTAAATCAAGGATACTGA
- a CDS encoding CpsD/CapB family tyrosine-protein kinase yields MANIVRAQKKQKTKAVSLITLADKSSPISEQYRTIRTNIQYAMVDRDLKTLVITSSGPSEGKSTTSANLAIVFANSGKRVLLVDADMRKPTVAKTFSLDNARGLSTLLGSRETVLHQVIQNSGVDNLFLLTSGPKPPNPSELLDSRRMKELIQELKLQYDLVIFDMPPVVAVTDAQIVASKTDGTILVVRENVSKRDSLLKAKSLLELVDANILGVVYNGSKNIEDQGYYYGS; encoded by the coding sequence ATGGCAAATATAGTGAGAGCTCAAAAAAAACAGAAAACAAAGGCAGTGAGTTTAATTACTTTAGCTGATAAATCATCACCAATTTCAGAACAGTATCGAACGATTCGTACGAATATCCAATATGCTATGGTGGATAGAGATTTGAAAACCTTAGTAATTACTTCGTCTGGTCCAAGTGAAGGGAAATCAACAACCTCTGCTAATTTGGCTATTGTGTTTGCCAATTCAGGTAAACGAGTCTTATTAGTAGATGCAGATATGCGTAAACCTACAGTAGCGAAAACATTCTCACTAGATAATGCGCGTGGGCTAAGTACCTTATTAGGTAGCCGAGAAACCGTCTTGCATCAAGTTATCCAGAATTCTGGAGTAGACAATTTATTTTTATTGACGAGTGGACCAAAACCACCCAATCCTTCAGAATTATTAGATTCGAGAAGAATGAAAGAGCTTATTCAAGAATTGAAACTGCAATATGATTTGGTAATTTTTGATATGCCACCAGTTGTAGCTGTTACAGATGCACAGATTGTAGCATCCAAAACAGATGGGACGATTTTGGTAGTTCGTGAAAATGTCTCAAAGAGAGATTCATTATTAAAAGCCAAAAGTCTATTGGAATTAGTGGATGCAAATATTCTTGGTGTAGTATACAATGGCTCAAAAAATATAGAAGATCAAGGCTACTATTATGGTTCATAA